Genomic segment of Pogona vitticeps strain Pit_001003342236 chromosome 15, PviZW2.1, whole genome shotgun sequence:
GCAACTCCTACTAATGTAACTGGATCCCTTAAGTGTAGGGTTCAGCCCATGGAATCACAATTGCAAAGGACAATGGAAAGGGCCCATGGGTTGCGGAACCTTCTGGCATCCAGTGCCTTTCAGGACAGGCTCTTCGaccttttcccctttccctcacctgcttttcccacacttttgtCTCAACTGGTGTTTTCCTGTTCTTGGCTGCATCTTGTAGCTGAGAGTTGCAAAGCTTCCTCACAAAGATTGCAGGATCTATTTCACAGAAATGACCTggggattttcttcttcttcttcttctcctctgcctCTCAGCCTAAAGCCCCAACGACCACCCAGCCCGAGCGCCTCCCCATCGGCAACACCATCCAGCCCTCTCAAGCGGCCACCTTCATGAACGACGCCATTGAGAAGGCACGGAAAGCAGCCGAGTTGCAGGCCCGGATCCAGGCTCAGCTGGCATTGAAGCCGGGTCTGATTGGCAACACAAACATGGTGGGCTTGGCCAACCTGCACGCCATGGGGATCGCACCGCCGTGAGTATCGCAACGTGCTGCTGAGCAGtgttggaggagggagggagggcccgGTGAACCCTGAATGGAATTCTGCCCAGTGGCTTCTCCTTCTTGGGTCGGGGTGGGTTCTGTGGGCCCAGCCATCGGGCCAGCGAGAGACTCCACCCTCTGCTCCTGTCTTTGGGTAGAACGTTGCGGCCTCCTGCGTTAGGCAGGAGGGCTCCCgcgctggaggggtggagtctaGTCTGATAGCCTGCGGCTCCGTCAATTTCTTCCTTTGGATCTGCAGAGACAAGGAAGGGCAAGTGCTTGGCATCACCCCAGTTCCACGCGTTCCTTGGTGAGTTCCAGGTGATTTGAGCGGGCAGGTAGTGGCACTTAGTGGGGCAGAGAGGTGAAGCTGCCGGGCACTCAGGGTCCCAAATGGACTTCTTTTCCTTGGCTTGCCTGGATGGAGAAACAGCTGGAGGTTTGTAGGAGGAGGGATCGATGTGGTGACCCGCCTTCTTTCAGGATGATTATCCTCCACTGCCTTGAAGCTTATATGGTGCCAACTTCATGGTGCCAATTTCCTAGGGTACCActaagggggtggggaggtgttGGGGGAGGAGACACCCGAACCCCTTGTTCCATAGACTTGACTTCAGGATGGATGGACATGGCCCCAAGTTTGCTGACCTCCACTGGAGTCACTGACGAGTTAACGAGAGCTGCGTTGTAACCAAAGTTGTGTTTGGGATGTCTTGGCCCAGGAAAGTTGAGCTGAAGGACCAGACCAAGCCAACGCCGCTGATCCTGGACGAGCAAGGGCGCACCGTCGACGCCACCGGCAAGGAGATTGAGCTGACGCACCGCATGCCCACCCTCAAGGCCAACATCCGGGCTGTGAAGAGGGAGCAGTTTAAGCAGCAGCTCAAGGAGAAGCCCTCCGAGGACATGGAGTCCAACACGTACTTCGACCCCCGGGTCTCCATCGCCCCAGCTCAGCGGCCGAAGAGGACCTTCAAGTTTCACGACAAGGGCAAGTTTGAAAAAATCGCCCAGAGGTTGCGGACGAAGGTAGGGCCGCTTAGGGGGATGGGAAGGGTTGCTTTCTTCTAGACAGACAGAGCAGGATGGGTGGGAACCTTCCTGCCGGTGGCTGTTTTCTTGCAAGCCCCCCTCAAGCACCCCTGAAAACTAGGCTGCTAAATTTTCCCCACTGGCTGGAAACACAAGCATCTCGCTGGCTTGAAATGGCTTGTAGTGTTTTGCAGTGAAAAAAGgaggagccactgctgaaaaCAAACACCATTTGGGTTTAAATATTCAACTGTGGGTTATTTGCATACTTTGGGCAGAAGGACCTTTAAAGGGCATTTAGAGCCCTTGGCATCCTCGAATTTCATTACTCTTGGGGGTGTAGCCTGTGGCTGGATCTAGGAAGACAGAATTCATTGGGGACCTGCTGACATTGCTCACCCCTGTTCTAAGAGAGTAGAACGCAAGGGAAGCCTAGCCTCAGCCCACTGGCATTCGAGTCCTGtagtcagaaacaaaaagaaagagttATTTGGGAGATTAACATTGCTGCTCACTAGGTGAGTAGCTCTTCCTAAGCCTCACGCTAGAGACAGAAGGGCAGGATCAGGCCCACCTGGCTTGGGGCGTTTTCCAGCAGCATCCTTCTTGGGACTGCAAGAAACTCCAGCCAAGAAAATTCATGCCCTCACCTCCAGGCCAaactgtttttcaaaggtttttttttcttttctttgttctgcTCTGTTCCTGAAAATGCTTGTGTGGTTGGCAGGCCCAGTTAGAAAAACTGCAGGCTGAGATCTCACAGGCTGCCAAGAAGACGGGCATCCACACTTCGACCAAGCTGGCTCTTATCACCCCTAAAAAGGAGCTCAAAGAAGGGGACATTCCGGAGGTGGAGTGGTGGGACTCATATATCATCCCCAACGGCATTGACGTGTAAGTTTCCGGGCTGCTTGGTCATGTGATTCCTGTGGAGGGAAGGCGACAATAAGCACCTGGGGCTTCATTTTCATGCATTTCATCTGTCTCGACTTGGCCAGATGTCTCAGTCAAAAAAAATTCTCAGACCCATGGGATTCCTCACCTCCCTTCCTCGAGACAAGGAGctctattatttttctccttgAGGTTTTTTGTTATTTGGCCATGTGGTCTTCTCTGCAGAACCAGTGTCCTTTCTGTGtgagaaacaaagcacaaaacaCCTAActagttgtttaaaaaaagaaacaaatctccCTTCAGAGTTTCTGATCCTTCAAAATCCATGCCACAAAATGTACTTATTGAAATTAATTTGTAGAAAAAAAATTTGCTTGTCTCTGCCCGCAGTGCTGTCAAGCCCACCACCTTTTTGTAGGGCGAGGAGAATAGCTTTACAGTGTGCAGGGATGAGAGACGTGAAGCTTTACTTCCCTGTTCTAGCGTAGATCATCTTAGGCCTTTTAACAAGTGCCCATTCTTTCCTTTGTGCTCTTTAGAAAAGCTGATGATTTTCTTAAAAGAGAAGACTACTTTGGCATCACAAACCTGGTGGAACACCCAGCTCAGTTGAACCCTCCAGGTAAGTGCTTCAGTTTGGGTTCTGCACCAGAGAAGGttcctggctgaggagccagtgGGACGACCCGCTTTTAATTCCAATGAGCGGAGCATAAGAGAGGGTGCTTAGAGCCATTGCAGGCAATACAAAGTGGTTTGATGAGAAGACTCTTCCCTTTGGAAGTtcatcccttcccccacccccacctcccaaaaATCACCCCCCAGACCCCTATGTGCATCTTTGACACTGTCATCCTTGGATTCTGGCTGTCATCTTCCTGAGATCAGAAGCCTCAAAGCAGAATGTTTTTCAAAAAGGAGCTACACAGGATCTGCCCTTCTTGAGGAGAGAGTAGCTGAAATGTAAAAATGAATATTCTCTTTCATGTAGTCAATAAAAGGTAGCAGCAGAACACCGGTTTTGAAATCGGTCTCATAACCAGTCTGCCCTTGCCTgcgttttttttccctcctgagaGCAGGAATTCCTGCTTCTGTCGGCCGCTTGACTTTCTGTTccgtttcctttcctctcctctgtctGCCCCAGTGGATAGCGACACGCCAGTGACGCTGGGGGTCTACCTAACCaaaaaagagcagaagaaatTGCGGCGCCAGACCCGCCGGGAAGCCCAGAAGGAGCTGCAGGAGAAAGTGCGGCTGGGCCTCATGCCGCCTCCCGAGCCCAAAGGTAGGCTCTTCCTGGCACACGCAcggcagctgttgttgttgttgggggttttcttgtttgtttgtttgttttaaggaagAGATGCCACATGTCAGCCTTGTCCCTCTGAATGCTGGtgcgtgtttgtttgttttttcctctgctgcagTACGAATCTCAAATTTGATGCGAGTTCTTGGAACGGAAGCTGTTCAGGACCCAACCAAAGTAGAGGCCCATGTGCGAGCCCAGATGGCGAAGAGGCAGAAGTAGGgctggtgtatatatatatacatacatttatttattgagttatttttaaattccTTACTCTTATTCCTCTTCTTTCTTATTGCCCTTAGAGTAAAAGTTCTTCTTAAAACCTGTTGATCTTATCCTTGTTCTTGTATTTTTTACATCCTGCATCTTCCTCTTGGAAGTTCAGAAAGGAAGCCGGGAAGGGTCTAGGGAGAGCCAGGGTGGTGTAGGAGAGAGTGGCCAGGGGTGGCCTGAGCTCACACCCCGATCGCGCCGTATCCTTGGGCTGGTGGCGTTCCAGCAGCTCAGCTGCTTCCCAGGATAAAACGTGCCATTCTTTTGTTCTGCTTAATGGTTCAGGAGGATGCCTACCCACTTGACCCTCCTCTGAAGGGAGACGGGGCAACCCTCTGATGGTTTCACTGAGGGGAATTTGAATGTATGGTTCTCACGAATCCTTTCCCAGCCCTTGAGGGGAAGCCCTGTGCTGCAGGCGTTTATGGGTCCATGGAACGCTTCCCGTCTGGTTCCTGGCATGTCCTTTCCTTGCTTCCGCAGAGCCCACGAAGAGGCCAATGCTGCTCGCAAGCTCACAGTGGAACAGAGGAAAGCGAAAAAGGTgaaaaagctaaaggaagataCTTCCCAGGGGGTTCATATCGCTGTTTACAGGTGAGTATGTGCACGTGTCTGTCCCACGTCTTGAAGGGGTGTTCCTGCCCCTTCCCTTTTGAGCTtggtcacccccacccccatcccggGGTGCCTTTCTCTTGTGTCTCCCCTCAGGGTGCGGAATCTAAGCAACCCAGCAAAGAAGTTCAAAATTGAAGCAAACGCAGGCCAGCTGTACCTCACGGGGGTTGTCGTTTTGCACAAAGATGTCAACGTGGTGGTTGTAGAAGGAggtgagaaagggatggacttcCTGTCAGTGGGGCTGTGAATTTCCCATGGTGGTGGCTTGCGTGTTCTGAGAACCGCCCCCACCCCTACGAGACAGCTTGGTATGAGATCTGGGGTTATGGGGAGGCTCACCTGTGACGCTTAATAGACCATCGCATCCGGACCCTTCAAGCTGCTAGCAAGTGTGGCCTCTCTCTTTCCTGGGTGGTGGAATGGAAGAGGAAAGAGGGGCGGTCTACCCACATCAGTCTCTTGCCTTGCTCACTCCTGGGATTGATCCCACCTGCTGTTCATCCACCCATACCAGATTACCCACCATGAGGGGTTGTGGCCTTTAGCCCTTCCAGCCAAGTCTTCCCACCAGCGCAGCTCAGCAGAAAAGAAGCTACTGCTTCATGTCATCCAAAAATTAACACAAAGAACTCATTCCTGCAGAATATTATGATTGTGGCAGGTTCTGGCAGAGTTTTGGAAAAAGGATCAAATATTTCCCCAGATAATAAACAGGACTTGTGTTTCTATTTCAGTGGAAGATCTGCTAATGCTGCTTGCTTCATTTCCTTGCTGCAAGCTGTCATCGTTATGATGCCACTTGGGGGCCTGAAGGCTGATGTACAGCAACGTATGAATTAAAACACTCCCTGATAAGgtcttctttatttcctccacTTCCCCTTAGGGCCTAAAGCGCAGAAGAAGTTCAAGCGGCTCATGCTACATCGGATAAAGTGGGACGAGCAGACCTCAAGCACGAAAGGAGATGGTGAGAAGACATGCCTTCCTGTTTTGAGGGTCCTGGTGTGGAAGCCGTGGTTTATCTCCAGAGGCCGATTGCCTGTTTTCTTCCACAAGAGGGGCTTTGTATACAGGCAGCCCCAGGAACCGTCTCTGTTCTTTTTCCTTGCTGATTGTGTTCACCCATATCTTTTtgtcttctcctccctcctcagAGGATGATGAATCTGATGAAGAGTCTGTGAAGAAGTCAAACAAATGCTCTCTGGTTTGGGAGGTATGTTGGCGTGGCTGATGGAATGAGGTGGGAGGGGAGGCCCCTGTGCCTCAGCTCCCAGGCTGCCTTGGCTTCTGCAAGAGTTGAACCCCCTGTTCCAGTAggccctctcctttttttggttcttttttcGTGTGTTTTCTGGCGATGTCCCCCTTTGAAGGATGATGAGATGGCACAGCCTTCTAGACATATATGCGTTCATAACCTGGGGGCCCACCTTCCACCTGGGGCCGATGGATTGCTTGGAGGATCCGTTTGTGTGAAACCTGTTCTCTGTCTCTCGGTTTGATTGGCCCGCGCTTCTGAACAAACTGGCAGACTTTTGCCAGATCTCTTAAGTAACCCTACTAATCAGATGTTGCCATGTTCTTTAATTGAGTTTTTAAGTGGCTTAGAATTAAGCTGGggcaaaaaaagtttgaaaataaGTGGGGAGAAAAACCCATTAGGGTAAAATACTTGAGATGCTTACCTAAAATAATATTGTTCATAATGCAGGGAAAGCCATTCTTTGAAAGAACGCTTCTACCCAAAGTTATTTTGTTATGTTTCCTGCACCCTTCCTGCTGCCACATCTTGGGCCCCTCAGTATTTCAGGTCCTTCAGAATCTCACAAACCTTGGGATTTTGTTGCAGTTTGAAGCCTGCCTCTTTGCTTTTAACCTCACCTCGGCTTCTCTCTCTGACTTTTCAGGGTACAGCGAAAGAGCGCAGCTTTGGAGACATGAAATTCAAGCAGTGCCCCACTGAAAACATGGCACGGgaacactttaaaaaacacagcGCGGAGCATTACTGGGACCTGGCTCTGAGCGAGTCCGTGTTAGAATCCACAGACTGAAGGCCTTTTCCATCAGCCCCCCCTTCGAGcatttttttttgggtgggtgggtggaggtgggggtgagTGTTCGCTATTACAAGCAAGAACTGAGCTGAGACCTTGGACATAGAGAGCCCCCTCTTCCCTTTTCTCCCGTCAAACCCTTTCACCCAAGTACAGTACAGTGCGTgcaattaaaagaaatatttttcagaaacagatcaaaacttggatttttttttttaatggactgcaTCCGTTTGTGGATCTTGGTGTGTAAGCTTCAGCTTTGCCCTCATGCTGTCTGCGGAGAATTCATCTTCGAGCCTGTGGAAATGGCAGCAAAAGGAAATTGTTGGGCTCTTTGGTCTCTAAAGGTGCACAgtgccccccacccccgttttttttcttttttgtttgtttgttcctgttTTGCTTCCTCTTTGTTTCCAGTTCAATAGTTTTATTTGAATACTAGGCAACAAAAACAAGGTGTCTCTGTGTGCaaaggaagaacaggaagaagaagagagacgATGGAGCCATGTAGGAGGGACTCATTCTGATGGATGTGAGGGTGCAGAACACAACGTGCCACCTTGTACAGCTGGCAATAGGAGCTGGGGATTTAGCCCGCATCCTATATTTACAtaataaacttttttttgctAAAAAGCTTAGAAACAAGAACAACCATGTTTCttttcctggtgtttttgaacagtCTGTTTACTGTTTCCATTAAACCAGTGGTATCAGTTCCGAGGCTTCAGGGTTTGGCATGAAGAGAGATGAACAGCAAGAAACGCTAAGTGTATTTATGCTGGATCAGACAAAAGGTTTGACTCAGGCAGGAACTGGCCGGTCAGGGTCGTGTTTGCATCTCCTGGGCCCCCCCGCCACCGGATGGAGAAGAAAGGATTGGTGTTGCACTCAGAAAATTCCCTGGAGTTACAGTGGCTTGCTTGTCCTTTAGGTTTACAGAACAAGAAGCAACCAAGGCATTTGCTTCAGGGGGCCCACAAGCAGGAGCTGAAGCCTGCAGCCCACAAGTATTCTGAGACAGGACTGCCTTTAAACATGGAGTATCTATGTTGGTTTCCCATCTCTTTATCAGGTGAATCTCTATCAATGTCTCAATTCTTGATTTAAAGCCACTTGAGACATGTTTTGTTGCTTCTACTTGTTACAGTACATGCCTTAGCTCTGTTGTTAATTTCAGAATATTTATATCCTTTCTTTCCAACAATTGTGCCTAAAGAAGCCAGCAACAAGTGGAAAAAAAGACagtaaagcatttaaaaaatacagatgcGCTTAAGAGAAGTGGCACTGATGCCTGTTCTGTAGTAGCATGTAGACTCCCATCAATAATGCTTGAATATCTTTCCACTCAGAAATGTAGCGACAGCCATTAGTTTTGTTATCTGTCCTTGACATTGAAAGCAAAGGTTTTAAATGCAGAAGTATCCCTCTTCTGTTTCTGGAGACATTTGATACGTTACTCTGGAAGTGTTGCTCTCCCCCTTCCCACCCTCAGGTTTCAGCCCACTATCTACttccattttcattcatttaatttgggAACAGGATTCTGATCACATacatgtctctctctgtgtataaaaACATAGCTTTTGGGGCTGTCACAACAAAGTACTGTTATGGGAGAGCTTTTAAATTGTCCACAACCCTTTTCCTAGCCTGATAAACATTTCCAGAGAATCTGAAAGGTTGCACAGACTTGTGGAATTGTAACTGGTCGTAATAAAAGCTGCCCACTTCTGATTTTTGCTATGTAAATGTCTGAAGGTGATCTCTGAGGGTTCTTCTTATGCCCAGGCTATCCTGCCATGGACTGAAATGGATGAAAGTTAATTTTATTGACTAAGTGGTTTGACAGCATAGGACTGGCTGTTGCAGTGCAGATGAATTCAACTTACAGGGGAAGGTTGTCAGGCTTTGGAAATGTTAGTAGCTGCCCCTGTGATCGTCTCTGGAATTGGGATAAAGATACTGTACTGAAACCGCCCTTGGTTTTCATGTCTGAAATCATGGAAGTAGCAAGCCGCCTGGGTTTATATGGCATGAGCATAAGAAAGAAGGTCCTTGTGGGCTTGAGTCCGATTCCTATGCGCTTGGGGCTTTGCAAACAGAATTCAGCACCTCCTCAGAGCATACAGGGATTATTTCCAAGCAGAGGTACctttgtggttgttttttttttttaaacaaaaagttgTTGCCTAAGAAACGGACCAAAGGGAGTTTGCAGAAACCTGAAAGGCCTCAAAGGTATGCCTGAGGTCAATGGAGAAGAGTTAAAATTGAGGAAGAGTTTGGGAAAGGATTAAaaattcagaacacagccaaacaaccaccatcagatcccagccgcgaaagccttcgagaagagattaaaaagtaGTTTATTTAAATGAAGCTTTAAGAAGGGGCAGTAAAAAtgctttacagtacagtatttagtttctctccagtgtgaaagTGAATGTTTTCGATGTACAGGAACATCGAGGAAGGCGACGGTCTCAATTCCTAACTCTGTCAGGAATGGGAACACGTGATTGCTGCCCAGAGCCTTCTGGGAGTTAGGCACAAGGGgtgcaaaggcttctgggaagacACCCTACGATGGCGCTCTGGTCCTGACGCACACGAGACGAGCGACGGTGGCTCTTTGCGCATGCGTAATGGTCGCGGGCGCCACCGCCTCCTTCCCGCGCATGCGCTTTCAAAGCTTGCCCGCCTGAGATGAACGAACGCGCCTCGTATAAAATGGCGGTCGGGGGCTTTTCTTAGCGGCCGAAGAAGGCGGTGCTCAGGCAACGAGGCCCATGAGGAAAGAAGGGAGCAGGCTTTAAAATCAGTGGAAGTGTTACTGAGGATGAGGATAAGAATTAAATAGCTGGGGGACAAAGCGGGCGGGGCTAATCTTTCAGAGTGGCAACCTATTTCACTCGTCGTCCCACCCCCTGACGCTCTCTATTGGCTGCAGTCCCCCGAGCTGCCTCCTCATTGGGTGATTCTCGTGGCCAGCAAGGTCCTATCAGCGGAAGGGCGAGAGCGCGCGCGGCCAGGCGCCCACCAATAGCCGCTCGACGGGGGCGGGACGTTCCACCGCCTCGGCATCCTCGCCTGGTCCCGCTTAGGGACCAGaaagccccgccccctctggCTTCGTGGGCTGAAAGCGCTGGTCCTGCTGCGCCAGCCTTCTCGGAAAGGAAACTTTCCATTTGGAAACGGCGAGATCCTGGCGCGTGCGAAGGCGGGAAGGAGACTCGCTCCGACTGGGTTCTCCCTGCCAGTTACACTGTGCCAACTTGGGGGAAATGGGGAGGGAGCCAAGGGTTACCCCCGCCCTCCCATAGAATAAACGACTGAGGTTCCCCCTTCCTTGGGATATTTGCAGAACAGATAAATGCAGTCTCGATTACTGGGCATAAGCAACGTCAATGCCCTCGCAGGCCCTCTCTAGGCAATCAATGCACGTCCAAACATGCAATCCAATCGCTGCACCACGTGTTCGACTCTAGATGtgtagcttttctttcttttaggagGGTGGCTCGAGACAGAGGCTCTTCCTGCCTTTCCAGGCGCTCTTTTCAGCCCTTTCCCTCCATCCCACCCGCGCTCTTTTATCTGGCCACCTCGGCAGCGATGCCTCCACGAAGCCACCTTCTTCCTCCCGCGCCTTCTCCTTTTCGAGCTTTGGCGCCTGCGCGCTGGAGGCCAAtggttccctccctccccggcTTCGCCACCGCGCCTGCGCGCCGAGGGAGAGAAGGCGCGAGGCGAGCGCGAGCCCCCCGCGCATGCGCCCCTGCCGGccgacctcctcctcctccccctcgttccccctcctcctcctcctcccccctcctcctcccgtgAGCGGCGTTGCTTGTGCGACCGAAGGGGAGGGAAGATGGCGGCCggcggcagtggcggcggcaaggcctcctcctcctcctcctcttcgtcttcttcctcctcctcctcctcgtcttcgtcctccgccgccgccgccaccaccaccacggcgGCGGCCGCTCCTTCCtcgtcctcctcgtcctcctctctGGGGCCCTTGGAGGCGTCCCTGGACAGGAAGCTGCAGGCGGTGACCAACACCATGGAGTCCATCCAGAGCCTGTCGTCGTGGTGCCTGGAGAACAAGCGCCACCACGGCACCATCGTCCGCCACTGGATGAAGTGGCTGCGCCGATGTGAGTACAGGGTCCGGGGGGGTGGGGTTTGGGGGGCTCGGCCCTGGGAGGGTGCCCgcgccccccctcccttctccctcaggGTCGGACCCCGGGGAGGACTACGGAGGGAGggtgtttgtttggttgtttcttcttcttctttcggCCAGGGTTGCTCCTCTGTGTGGGAAGGGTCCAGATCCGGAGGAGGAGGATCTTTGCTCCTCAAtatttagggtgtgtgtgtgtgtgtcactttatttttttaaaaaaaagtagaggaaCTCTAGTgaggactacagatcccatcgtCCCCACACCAGCAAAGTCGGTTTCCTGTTATGGGTCCGGACTTTCCCTTTCGAGAGGAAGGGTCGGGGCTTTCTCTTCACGACAGCCCTGTGAGGTcggccaccccacccccgcatCCAGGCGCCCACCCCGAGGCACGCAGGTCGGCCACCCAGCCCCCGGCTAGGGTCGTGTGTCCGCTTGGTCCCCTGGAGCCCAGCTGCCTCTCCCCGCGGACGCCTCCCCTGGTTCGTGTTTCGCTGCCTTTCCTTCGAAGAGGGcgaggggggcgggcgggcgtcTTGTGTTTTTGACTTGCTTCTCTTCCGGCGCTTTGCCTTCACACCAACCCTTTCAGGTAGGACAGGCTGAGGAGCCCACGGGCCAACCAGGGACGTTTCCTGGGAGGGCTTCCTCCTTGGTCTCCAAAATCCCCGCCCACTGCTGTAGCCACTGCACCCTCTGGTCTCTCCTGGGCCGCTCATGGTGCCCAAGGCTCTCCTGGCTGGAGAGAGAaagtacgtgtgtgtgtgtgtaaaaaagatGCTGTCCAGCCCACTTATAAGGTGTTGCATTCGACAAAGATCTGTTGGAGATGTGTGTTTTATATAGATGGGTCTTTGCAAGAGTTCTTAAAGGGCCAATGAAACTGGGAGCATCCATTTATTCATTGTTTGTGTATTTGCcacatttaaaatgtgtgtttcctCCGCCCGGAGATCAAAGCGGTGCAGATGGTTCTCCGCTCCGCTTCACCTTCACAACAAGGACCTGGTGGGGTGGGTCAATCCCA
This window contains:
- the PRPF3 gene encoding U4/U6 small nuclear ribonucleoprotein Prp3 isoform X3; its protein translation is MALSKRELDELKPWVEKTVKRVLGFSEPTVVTAALNCVGKGMDKKKAADHLKPFLDDSTLRFVDKLFEAVEEGRSSRHSKSNSDRNRKRELKDVFGEDSEISKESSGVKKRRIPRFEEVEEEPEVIPGPPTESPGMLTKLQIKQMMEAATRQIEERKKQLSFISPPAPQPKAPTTTQPERLPIGNTIQPSQAATFMNDAIEKARKAAELQARIQAQLALKPGLIGNTNMVGLANLHAMGIAPPKVELKDQTKPTPLILDEQGRTVDATGKEIELTHRMPTLKANIRAVKREQFKQQLKEKPSEDMESNTYFDPRVSIAPAQRPKRTFKFHDKGKFEKIAQRLRTKAQLEKLQAEISQAAKKTGIHTSTKLALITPKKELKEGDIPEVEWWDSYIIPNGIDVKADDFLKREDYFGITNLVEHPAQLNPPVDSDTPVTLGVYLTKKEQKKLRRQTRREAQKELQEKVRLGLMPPPEPKVRISNLMRVLGTEAVQDPTKVEAHVRAQMAKRQKAHEEANAARKLTVEQRKAKKVKKLKEDTSQGVHIAVYRVRNLSNPAKKFKIEANAGQLYLTGVVVLHKDVNVVVVEGGPKAQKKFKRLMLHRIKWDEQTSSTKGDEDDESDEESVKKSNKCSLVWEGTAKERSFGDMKFKQCPTENMAREHFKKHSAEHYWDLALSESVLESTD
- the PRPF3 gene encoding U4/U6 small nuclear ribonucleoprotein Prp3 isoform X2, whose amino-acid sequence is MALSKRELDELKPWVEKTVKRVLGFSEPTVVTAALNCVGKGMDKKKAADHLKPFLDDSTLRFVDKLFEAVEEGRSSRHSKSNSDRNRKRELKDVFGEDSEISKESSGVKKRRIPRFEEVEEEPEVIPGPPTESPGMLTKLQIKQMMEAATRQIEERKKQLSFISPPAPQPKAPTTTQPERLPIGNTIQPSQAATFMNDAIEKARKAAELQARIQAQLALKPGLIGNTNMVGLANLHAMGIAPPDKEGQVLGITPVPRVPWKVELKDQTKPTPLILDEQGRTVDATGKEIELTHRMPTLKANIRAVKREQFKQQLKEKPSEDMESNTYFDPRVSIAPAQRPKRTFKFHDKGKFEKIAQRLRTKAQLEKLQAEISQAAKKTGIHTSTKLALITPKKELKEGDIPEVEWWDSYIIPNGIDVKADDFLKREDYFGITNLVEHPAQLNPPVDSDTPVTLGVYLTKKEQKKLRRQTRREAQKELQEKVRLGLMPPPEPKVRISNLMRVLGTEAVQDPTKVEAHVRAQMAKRQKAHEEANAARKLTVEQRKAKKVKKLKEDTSQGVHIAVYRVRNLSNPAKKFKIEANAGQLYLTGVVVLHKDVNVVVVEGGPKAQKKFKRLMLHRIKWDEQTSSTKGDEDDESDEESVKKSNKCSLVWEGTAKERSFGDMKFKQCPTENMAREHFKKHSAEHYWDLALSESVLESTD
- the PRPF3 gene encoding U4/U6 small nuclear ribonucleoprotein Prp3 isoform X1, which encodes MALSKRELDELKPWVEKTVKRVLGFSEPTVVTAALNCVGKGMDKKKAADHLKPFLDDSTLRFVDKLFEAVEEGRSSRHSKSNSDRNRKRELKDVFGEDSEISKESSGVKKRRIPRFEEVEEEPEVIPGPPTESPGMLTKLQIKQMMEAATRQIEERKKQLSFISPPAPQPKAPTTTQPERLPIGNTIQPSQAATFMNDAIEKARKAAELQARIQAQLALKPGLIGNTNMVGLANLHAMGIAPPDKEGQVLGITPVPRVPWPRKVELKDQTKPTPLILDEQGRTVDATGKEIELTHRMPTLKANIRAVKREQFKQQLKEKPSEDMESNTYFDPRVSIAPAQRPKRTFKFHDKGKFEKIAQRLRTKAQLEKLQAEISQAAKKTGIHTSTKLALITPKKELKEGDIPEVEWWDSYIIPNGIDVKADDFLKREDYFGITNLVEHPAQLNPPVDSDTPVTLGVYLTKKEQKKLRRQTRREAQKELQEKVRLGLMPPPEPKVRISNLMRVLGTEAVQDPTKVEAHVRAQMAKRQKAHEEANAARKLTVEQRKAKKVKKLKEDTSQGVHIAVYRVRNLSNPAKKFKIEANAGQLYLTGVVVLHKDVNVVVVEGGPKAQKKFKRLMLHRIKWDEQTSSTKGDEDDESDEESVKKSNKCSLVWEGTAKERSFGDMKFKQCPTENMAREHFKKHSAEHYWDLALSESVLESTD